In Acipenser ruthenus chromosome 44, fAciRut3.2 maternal haplotype, whole genome shotgun sequence, the genomic stretch gtaaagcatagggaagcattgtaaagcacagagaggtctggtaaagcataggggagcattgtaaagcacagagaggtctggtaaagcatagggaagcattgtaaagcacagagaggtctggtaaagcatagggaagcattgtaaagcacagagaggtctggtaaagcataggggagcattgtaaagcacagagaggtctgggaaagcatagggaagcattgtaaagcacagagaggtctggtaaagcatagggaagcattataaagcacagggaagcattataaagcacagagaggtctggtaaagcatagggaagcattgtaaagcacagagaggtctggtaaagcatagggaagcattgtaaagcacagggaggtctggtaaagcatagggaagcattgtaaagcacagagaggtctggtaaagcataaggaagcattgtaaagcacatagaggtgtggtaaagcatagggaagcattgtaaagcacagagaggtctggtaaagcatagggaagcattgtaaagcacagagaggtctggtaacgcatagggaagcattgtaaagcacagagaggtctggtaacgcatagggaagcattgtaaactatggtaaatgcacagtataagcaCACTAAATGATTTTGCTCCCTCGTACTCGCCAGCTCTTCAGTACTGTGACGCGCAACATGATTTATATCGAATGGAAACCTGTAGGATCGAAACAGACACTCACCGCAGGAGCTGCAGAtgaaacagcgcgtgtgaaacaGACTGTCCAGAGCTTGACAGGCGTTGTCTGAGCCGTAGACCCCCTTATTACACTTCATGCATGTGCCTGTCAAGAAAGGATATtagttttatatcagtgttacaCAGTGCTgtcccgccagcattgccctgtgtacagcacagcacagcgaggctctgcccagcacacagcaggcaatgccagcgcacCAGATTAtaactttatatagacaccactgtgatgggtagctgctgtagttctgtccagggttttatatcagtgttatacagtgtggtcccgccagcattgccctgtgtaaaGCACAGctcagcgaggctctgcccagcacacagcaggcaatgccagcgcactagattataactttatatagacaccactgtggtgggtagctgctgtagttctgtccagggttttatatcagtgttatacagtgtggtCCCGCCAGCATTGAcctgtgtacagcacagcacagcacagcacagcaaggctctgcccagcacacagcgggCAACGTTACTATGAAAAACTGTTATAGGTAGTTGGAGTTTTAAGAACGAGATGAAATTTAGTTTTATAAACTTGAGCTGAAACAGTTAAAAGACCTGCAACACGGTCTggttcctccctcctccctcctccctcctccctcctccctctcccgaTTGCTGCCAGGAATTCCCTCCCTGGAGCCCGGGTCGAGCCCGGGCCTGTTGTCGTCGTGTGGTGTGGCAACTGCTGAGCCCGTCGCTGCCTGCAGGAGTACGTGTGCACagcacactccctccctcctccccgcacactccctccctcctcctccccgcacactccctccctccccgcACACTCCGCCCTCCTCCTCCCgcaccctccctcctccctgcacactccctccctcctccctgcacactccctccctcctccctcctccctgcacactccctccctcccccctgcacactccctccctccctcctccctcctccctgcacactccctcccccctccctcctccctgcacactccctccctcctccctcctccctgcacactccctcccccctccctcctccctgcacactccctccctcctccctcctccctgcactCTCCCTCCtcgactgggtgcagcagcagcagggctagtgtgagtttctaaccctgctcaaactcctgactcctgatcatttcaatattaataataataatactagacttcattgaggggagttctgaaccccaggactgggtgcagcagcagcagcagggctagtgtgagtttctaaccctgctcaaactcctggctcctgatcatttcaatattaataataataataataataataataataataataataataataataatactagacttcattgaggggagttctgaaccccaggactgggtgcagcagcagcagggctagtgtgagtttctaaccctgctcaaactcctggctcctgatcatttcaatattaataataatactagacttcattgaggggagctctgaaccccaggactgggtgcagcagcagcagcagcagcagggctagtgtgagtttctaaccctgctcaaactcctggctcctgatcatttcaatattaataataatactagacttcattgaggggagctctgaaccccaggactgggtgcagcagcagcagcagcagcagggctagtgtgagtttctaaccctgctcaaactcctggctcctgatcatttcaatattaataataataatactagacttcattgaggggagctctgaaccccaggactgggtgcagcagcagcagcagcagcagggctagtgtgagtttctaaccctgctcaaactcctggctcctgatcatttcaatattaataataataatactagacttcattgaggggagctctgaaccccaggactgggtgcagcagcagcggcacggctagtgtgagtttctaaccctaaTGTGTTACTGAATTAACTCCCTCCATGAGTGAGGTCAACAAGGCTTGAGTACTGTCGGGCTATTGAACCACAGCACCCACTGACGCCATTCAAAGTGTGCTAAACTCAGTATATCATGCTTAGTGTGCATAGCAATTTTGAAACCAATCAGTCCATAAAACAACATTATTGGATATTTTTGTGTATGCTCGTTGATTGTAGTTAAACAGGTTGCCTTATAGACCCATTCCCAAATACAACTCTGCTTAAAAAGTTACTTAACAAATTTTTTTTCAAAGCCAGACTGGgcataaaaaacacattaactcTGACTTCCAACACAGCCCTCATAAGAGTTCAGCCAATCAGAACTCAGACATCAAACGGAAGTAGGTCGCCACAACCtaaattgtatcatttttttttttttttaattgaacaattATCACATATGAAATAAAGTAATTAGAATttgcatatgtaaaaaaaaaaacaacaacaacaactcaccGAAATATTCCTCTTTCAACTCCCCCGGTTCCCGTCCTGGCTGTGCCCGCGTCGGTGGTTCCTGGGGCCGGGTGAGAGTGTGGTTCACCCGGGCGGAGCTGACCTGATGGATAAGCGCGCCCTGATGCTTGCGGCTCAGCGCGACGGCAGGGGTCACGACACTGTGGTGAGCCCCGACTAGCGCGCCACCGACTGAGGCTGGAATAGAAGCGGGCGCCTGGGTTTCTTGAGCCGCGGATCCATTAACCGCGCCGGCCTGACTCTCCAAAAGGCGGTCTCTGCTCAGCAGATACGCCAACTCTTGCTGGTAACGCGTCCCAGCCGAGTTGCGCGCTTGCTCCAGCGGGTAGCCTGTAATGGAGCGACGGGTCGCGCCCCTTTCGAAACAGCCTGCCGCAGCCGGGCTACCGAGAGCGGGCGGGTACGAGTGCCGATTATCCTGGCTTCCCCCAAGATACAGACCCCGTTGCTGATACCTGAAAGCGGCTTCGGTCTCAAAGTCCACCCCCCAGCAGTCTGGCGTGTAGTAATTAACTGACGCGGCTGCCAAGCTAGAACGCGGGCTGTGGAATAACGGACACCCCGGCTGCGGTTGTTGCAGACCGGCGCCGGCACTTGACTGCGGGCATTCAGCGCTTGAGCCCCCGAAGCCGTACCTGCAGTCGTAGCCCATGCTGATACCGCTGGTCCGGTTGCTGCTTGAACGGCTCTCGAAGTTGACGCTCGTCCGGGGGCTGTTGTTCCCGTCACCGCCGCTGGCCGTGCTGGCAAAGCTGGAGCGCGGGCTGGTCAGTATCGACTCGTAGAGACTGTAAGAGGACCGGGGGCTCAAGCCCGCGTTGCTGCCGCTCCCGgcgttgctgctgctgctgctgttgtaagGCGGGGGGTAATAACCCGCAACCGCGCTGGGGTCCGACTGCCGCTGGTAAACGCCGTGCCTGTCCGAAAAGTCGCTGCCGGTGCTGAAGCGTTTGGAGGGCGACTCTTGCAAGGAGAAGCGCTTGGGGGGCTCGCCGTTTTGTAGCTCCAAAAACTCGCTTCCGCTAAAACGCTGATTAAACCCCGGGAAGTGCTGCTGCTGAATCAGTTGCTGTTGAATTTCCAGCGAGTAACGGCGGCTACCGTTGCCGCTGCTGGTCCGGTTGAATTCGCTGTCCTGGGCACCGACATCTGTGCCTATATTACAGTCCGCTAGCTGCAAGCCGGCGCCGTGTCGAGCATCCGCCGAGTAGAGTCTGGGGGAGTCAAAGAGCGTCCCGGGACCGCGTTCAGCGGTTGTGTACTCCGCTGTGTTAGCATCCACACCCGCGGTGCAGTCTCGGTGCAGCGGAGGACGCCTCAGAGAGCACCGGAGACCGGCAGAACCACCTCCCGGGCAGAACTCAAGTGAAGCCCCAGTGGCCGGCTGAACGCTCCCCTGTGCGAGCTGCTGATACACCCCGGCTGTCCCCCGGTTTAAGCCGGACAGTTTCTCCTGAGGCGACCCCCGTTTTGTTTTGGGGTTGGCCGTGTTGTGCGCGTTATTGCAGGAGCCGTCTTTATTTCGATTTAATTTAACGCTGCCCGAGTCGGTCAGTTTTAATTTCTCCAGAAGTTTGCTTCCCAAACGATCCATtggatttgtattattattattattattattattattattattattattattattattataacaaaatATTATGGAATCCCAAAGTttatgtatattgaaataacaatgttaaaaaaaaaacaataatacaattacatattaattattattattattattattattattacaaaatattatGGAATCCCAAAGTttatgtatattgaaataataacaatgttaaaaaaaacaataatacaattacatattaattatatacagaaaagtgtaataatttaaaaacaaggcGATAATAccgttttaaaaaagaaatggtcTAAAACAGCACAAATCAGACAGTTTAACTTCATGTGCCTACACGTCCGACTGTAATttaagttttaaatatatatatatatatatatatatatatatatatatatatatatatatatatatatatatataccctaaaCACACAGTGAAAGGACGCTGCTGTTTGGGTTATTTTCCCTATCGTAAAAATGTGAAACAAAGGACTATATCAAAAATAACACAACGGACAACGATATCTGGATAGTTTTAAACACATACGCTACTAATAAGCTATAAACCGTCCCCTCTCAactaaaaaaaacacgttttattgtaagaaaaacaaagacaataACGTTACGATGCGATCCCGTTGCTTCTTTGATCTGTGACCAGCTCCATCTCGCTTTGTTTTGAGGTGTTCAAACCTGTAGATGTCGCGTACGTGtatccccaaaaaaaaaaaaaaacacgctgtgATTTTCCTTTTCAGTTTCTGTTTGGTTAATTCCAAAGTAAAAAacgactttttttttattgttgttgttgttattatttcttCAAGTCTGGAGAGAAGAGAAAAACGGAAACGTCTTTCCTTACCGGTTTGTTTTCTAAACGCACCAacttgacaatttttttttttttttttttttggtttttttttttttaacttggtttAGCGAACGggactcgtttttttttttgcgatacaGAGGCGGAGCGCATTGCGCATTGATATACACACACTTGGAAAACTtacacccctccccccccccttaccCCCCCATATTTGAAGCATATCTTTTTATTACaccgttttttatttatttatttatttattgtgtttgttttggggtttttttcagcTGAAGTTTGAATTAGAAAGTGTTGTCGGTCGGATCGTATCTTTTTGAAGCGGGATTAGTTTGTTAGGCTACTGGAATGTGCGGAGGAGACAaggagaggtggggggggggggggggttggaggtcGGTTGTCCGGCTCAAAGGTACGTCATAGACAAATATTAGGAGTCGAGTTAATAGTACAAAAAAGAGGGACAAAGTGCGCACATTTTCAAACGGGAGGAGGGACAACGTGTTTCGATTAGGTTACCAtaaaatacagaaccattattgccattgtagctccactgtctgtctgcatcgccattgaagatcatttagggtatagttagcacactgtggtcccattctaccagcctcaccccattgtagctgccctatacttgtgctaccattgcccctcagtgtaatacagaaccattattgccattgtagctccactgtctgtctgcatttccattgaagatcatttagggtatagttagcacactgtagtcccattctaccagcctcaccccattgcagctgccctatacttgtgctaccattgcccctcagtgtaatacagaaccattattgccattgtagcttcactgtctgtctgcattgccattgaagatcatttagggtatagttagcacgctgtggtcccattctacagGCCTCGCCCCATCATCAAGTTCATATGATATGAAATCGATGACGGTAATTTGTGGCATTTCTCAGTTCAGCCGTGTCGACTGTTTCATGGTTCCTGATGAAAGAGACGCAGTCTAGTCCTTTACAGGAGCTGTGATCCAGCCAGGATCATGCAACTGGAATCCGGTCGCCCCTGCGTGTAGCTGCTTGTCTCTGAGCTACAGGGCCTAGAGTGGAGTGCTGGAAAGAGGGAGAGGCTGAGTGACTAAGCTGTGAATGCATGTCCTGTTAAACATGCTGACTGCatctacaatgtaattacacccCAGTGTCACCACAGTCTCGGATGAAGAAGTCTCAGCAGAGAGAGGAGTCTGTTAGGGTTctgagcagctgattgatctcggAACTgcgtcaagttgggtcttaaaggatcctggAGAccctggctgatctagcctgcgtTACACACGTCTATGGCAGTACAACTAGAACCAGACCTGAgcagatacatggcaaatgacatttaatagagaaacgtgtaaagtattgcatgcaggcaataaaaatgtgcattataaatatcatatggga encodes the following:
- the LOC117398765 gene encoding LIM domain-containing protein ajuba-like; protein product: MDRLGSKLLEKLKLTDSGSVKLNRNKDGSCNNAHNTANPKTKRGSPQEKLSGLNRGTAGVYQQLAQGSVQPATGASLEFCPGGGSAGLRCSLRRPPLHRDCTAGVDANTAEYTTAERGPGTLFDSPRLYSADARHGAGLQLADCNIGTDVGAQDSEFNRTSSGNGSRRYSLEIQQQLIQQQHFPGFNQRFSGSEFLELQNGEPPKRFSLQESPSKRFSTGSDFSDRHGVYQRQSDPSAVAGYYPPPYNSSSSSNAGSGSNAGLSPRSSYSLYESILTSPRSSFASTASGGDGNNSPRTSVNFESRSSSNRTSGISMGYDCRYGFGGSSAECPQSSAGAGLQQPQPGCPLFHSPRSSLAAASVNYYTPDCWGVDFETEAAFRYQQRGLYLGGSQDNRHSYPPALGSPAAAGCFERGATRRSITGYPLEQARNSAGTRYQQELAYLLSRDRLLESQAGAVNGSAAQETQAPASIPASVGGALVGAHHSVVTPAVALSRKHQGALIHQVSSARVNHTLTRPQEPPTRAQPGREPGELKEEYFGTCMKCNKGVYGSDNACQALDSLFHTRCFICSSCGRTLRGKAFYNVNGSVYCEEDYMFSGFQQAAEKCCVCGHLILEKILQALGNSYHPGCFRCVICNKALDGIPFTVDYSNKVYCVSDYHKIFAPKCSSCGQPILPAEGSEEIFRVVSMNKDYHSECYHCEDCGLQLSDKEGQQCFPLEGHLLCHCCHMTRASAQPQTPSLSYKH